The genomic DNA ttttagagccttgagtttgaaatctgaaacaatgatgatggtggtggcgGCGGCCGAAAACGAGCCATAGATGGTGGTGACTGCCAGAAGAGATAGAGGCTGGAGGGGCAGCCACCGACGACGGCAAGTGGCTGGTGAATGTAGATGCAAAAGAGCCGACAACGGGTCAAAACTCCAAAATGGGCCAACAATGGGTCAAGGCtaacaatgagccaaacttcaaaatgggctgacaatgagccaaacttcaaaatgggTCGACGATGagccaaaatccaaaaatagGCTGACAACaggccaaaatccaaaaaggGGGCCGACAACAGGCCatggctgacaatgagccaaacttcaaaagggacTGACGACgagccaaaaaatttttttaaaaaaaaaagaaaaaaagaaaaatgagcccacttgggcggttatcagATTAGCGCACTGAATCTGATCGGCGCGTGGCGTGCATGATGTGGTCACtcggaccttttttttttttttttaagaatctCGTTTTGTGCCATTTAAAGATGCCAAAAGTAAAATCAagccacaaatttgaaatcatgaCGAAAAAATGAGTGGGAAACACTTGGTCAACTCtaaaagtcaacggtcaactcTAACAAAAGTCAATGCAAGACTGTGTGGCAAGGGTGCTGATGTGGCAGATATGCTAACATGGCAGATGTGATGATGTGGCACTGGCATGGCGGAATGAGCTAGTGTCGGCGGTTTTGGAGTCGCCGGAGGAGGATCTCTTGAACGGGACCTTGAGCAAACCGAATGGACTACTGTGGCGGCCTGTGGTGGAGCACCGAAGACTTCATGTGGCGCGTGTGGGAGTGTGAGAACTTCAATGGATGATTTCGGATGGATCTAGGATGGGCGGTGGCGGATCTATCGAATGGTCCGGAAACTAGGCTAATCAGAAGAAGGCAACAATGCGTGGAGCACGTGGTGTTTGTGGTAGAAACTTCAGGTGGCGCATGAACCATTTTCTAGTGGTATTCAGGTCAAATCTAGGACGTCCAATGGCTAATCTATCGAATGGTGTGTCCATCTCCGTGATTAGGGAACTTTTGGCGGCAGGTAGCTAAATGGGCAGAAGGTGTGGGAGGCGCGTGGTGGCCGAAGGCGGTGCGGGATGATCAGTGGTGACACCTAGAGGAGCGTGACACTTGGATGTAGCAAAACAATGAGAAATGTCAAGGATgttgaaggccacaagaaagtggctctgataccatattgaaATAATGAAGATGCGAAAATATTAGcagaagcaagagagagagaataaacaCAAATAACTtatgggtggttcggtgttagacacctacgtccaccactatGAATACCTCTAAgagctacattgtgctcattaacttttttttttgtttacaatacaaaggtctctattcatagggtaatgtctaaatacaagtatagtaattaaatccccttgatttgattacaatcccaatatttaattacaatcagcccataaatagagaatattcgATATCAACGTAATTATGGAATACacggaaaatatattatattttccgtGTATTCTAACATATTTCAAGCGAAATTGTTTTACTTACCATATACGTGAGCttctaattttattaataaagtCACAAATGAATCCCATCTATTCAACAACTCACTTGATATCTACTTGTTTAAACTTGATTCGTGACCATAGAAAATCACTCGTAGCTGTTATAACTTGCTCAATTATTTAGTAACACATGACATACCCGACTCACtcacaaaatttaattaaggcTCATGAGCCTAACTTGTATAAAACCCAACCCAATTCGATTAAGGCTCGCGAGCCTACTTTGTATACACTCATATGTTTATATGTGTTTATTGTTTATAAACATGTACCtagtattaattatattaagttaataACTAATTGGTTAATATATACTAGCAACTAACTAACTATGTAAGTATAGTTAAGTAGTTAACTATAGTCTAGAGGTTACtttgataaacaaaaagtatATACTATAGTTAATATAAGTATATAGTATAAGTATAAagtatataatataaatataaatacgAGTATAAAGTACGATTATTTACAAACTACAGCTTGACTATCACATAACAATCACTTGAATGTAAGAAACTCTTCTCTCTTAAAtatggcttatatatatatatagcgtgTGTcggtgtgtgagagagagagagtgatacACATTTGCatcaatttggtttttttttgctATGTTGACATTGTAATTGGATATGATTAGAAGAGAAACTACAGATCCATGACCAATGATTGAACAAAATGGAATAGTACCAAATAGAGCTACAttcaattttccttttcttgataGAGCCTTAGATGAATTATGTGGTGGAAAATGAGTGCTAACAATGCCAATGAGATGGCATAAGACTCGGTATAAGTCTAGCGAACGGAGCAGAGCTTTGACACACATTTCATTAGGATTTAGGACCATACATGCAGACAACCACATCCGATAATCACTTTTAAGCACGGTTATTAACCCCATTTGCATGTGGTTACTAACCGACATCTCTGTGGTTATTGTGATTAATAAATGCAGCTATTAACTGTCATCTGTTTTTGAAGTAATGGGCCCTTTTGGTATATTATAATGTTTTGTGCATTCTTTGGTCCTCTACTATGGcctattttaaacaattttgaaaaatattttgggtttgttttattgttcttttCAAGCTCTagtgttttaaaataaatctatatCTTGATTCCACATTCCAACTAAACCGCGGCATTTTAGtgaatttgtttatatatatatatatatatatatatgtgtatatatatgggtATACTTACTTTAAAACCATTATTTGCATTTGCATCTGCGGATAGCAATTAGTTACGGTTAATAACTGCCCACATGTCCAACCCTACATTTCATAACTCAACTCTAATAAGTATCCTTATAAACGAGCTAGTTTTGAAGTCCTAAAGCCCAATTTAGTTCAGTTCGATTATAACCCTATAAATTACCAACAAACTCTATTGAGTTTTGTCCGTATGACAaataagtattttgaaaaaatttgcgataaaatatgaaaataggAGAAGGCAACGGAAgtgaagagaaaataaatataaactattttGGGATGGTTCGACATTAAATGTCTATGTACATCACTAAGATTTGCCTTAAAAGCTACATTGTGCTTTTATTCCATAACgatgtttacaatacaaaagtcTTTACTTTTTAACCTATCAGCAGAATTATTAAACTCACTTTTCTTCCctaaatgtaagaaaaattcaacaaaaatcaAGTCAAGGCTATATGCTAAGCGTGATTTAGGGAAGCATAAACactttccttaattttttgttaagcTGTTAATTAACCCAATCCAGAAGCAGTTGAAAAAAACGGAGCACTAGTTTGATACACGGAAGGGACAGAACACAACCGAAGTCCCGAAGTGTAACCAGAAGTACCGGCCAAAGCCCTTTTACCTGTCAAAACTGTGTCGTTTGAACCGGAGGACAGATAGCAACAATCAATGGCGTCTTAGGCCAAGCTCCAACGAGTAGCTGAAGCTGATAGAAGCCATGGCGGATCCCTACTACAGATACAGTGCATCCGAGGACAGAGGTAGCCCTAATTCCACTGATTCTAAATTTCATAAAACCCCATGATTATTCAACCTCTCGAAACATAGGGATAATTTTCTCACACTCCgcttggttgccaagaaaacGGAATTTAACTAATTTGATTAGTTAGTGGAGTCAAACAAAATAGGACTCAGCTTTGcatatttcctttattttctctaaaattctcaGAATCCAAACTTTGCGTTACTTCTTGAATTATAAGCTCTATCTTTGCATGATGGACATGCGTTTAAGGTGAACCCCTATTGGTTTCTGTGATGATTATTGTTCAAATTGATAGTAAATTAGACTGTTCTGGTATGAAATTAATTTAGAGTTGATGTTGTCCTCATGATAGAATGCAAGTTTGTCTTTCTATTTGTGTATTGTTGTACAATTGATAGTAACATAGTTTTTTTGGCGTTTATTTTAGTATCCAGTGTTGCAAGGCCCAGCTTTCCTGGCTACCTGTCGGCTGAAGCACCACCATTGCCGTCTTATCCGAATTTGGGCTCTACTAATTTGCTTGCTGCTTCTTCAAATTTCCTGCAGAAAGATGTAAGCAAATGAGAGCTAGGGCCTGAGTTATTATATCTATAATATGTGTAACAAAGATATGTCTTGTGTGGCTTTAGGTGCAGATAAACTCATTGCAACCTGGTGCATATCACTTTGATGATATTTCGGGTGCTGGAGCTCGTCCTGATCCTGGTCTTGGTGGTGTAACGGCAGTAGCTAGCACTAATGGCTTCCCGTCTCCTCTAGAAGATCCAAACCAAAGACGAGATGTTGCACCAGGCGTTAGTCCGGGAATTCGTTCCATGAGTAATGAAATACCTAGCTCTTTGAGAAGCGGTGATGGCTTCCCAGTTCCAGCTAGGGAATCAAATGTTCTGTTTGTTGATAAACTTCCAAATGACTGTACCAGAAGAGAAGTGGGTCGTATCCTTTGTATTGTGTTTGTGCATAAGCATGTCTATGTTATTGTTTCGTGACATCTTCTGCTTCTCAGTGCTATATTGGACCATTGCAAGAGGAATTCAAGTACCAGTGAGAATTTTGATTGCATAACGTTTTCATCCATTATTTGGTGAGAACTGTTtctaaatgaaagaaatgtgctttctttttgataaggaaaaaagaaaaaagaacaagaattaGAAATGTGCCTTCTGAGTTATGGAGCTTTTACGCAAATGTTCCTGAAGATTAATTAGCTATATTGCTTTCTGCTGTCATTTGGAACCTTGACTTATGATAATAGATCTTTTCCGTCCATTTATTGGCTATAAAGATATTAAAGTTATTCACAGGGAGCCCAGACGTGTAAGTCTACAGATTTAccttcttctattttctttctttactttttccCCCCTTGAGTCTTGAATACTGAAATTCCTTTGACCTTGTGTATGAAATATAAGTTCAACGttgctcttttatttttgttcttgttgCATTGAAAAAATGAGGAGTAGTTAACTGCCTTCAGTGTTATcatcctctttttttctttttttcctctttgtgCATGTgtttgagagagggagagatattggtgtgtgtgtgtctgtgaGAGTTAGCAGCATTGATTTGTCTTATGTTGCTTGCCTAAAggtttgtgttttgttgttgCGTAAAATAGAATAGAATCCAATGATTATTAAGTCTACTTGGCGATATTTTTTAAGAACTTGATTTCCTTTTATTTGAAACCAGTCCAATGTGGTAAATCACAAGAAATCCTAGAAAGTAATGTTTGACGTTTTTTTACATTCCTGAGAAGTTCTGCTCATTTATTCTTTAGACAAGAATGAAGATCTAATTAGAGACAGTCATTTGATCTGTTCAAGTTTTGCTAATTTGGTCACCTAGGCCTCTATTATAATTATCATATTTTACAACTGCTGGGTTTCAGCTTATTAGCAGATTTTCTGTTCATGTCACAATTGTCATTGCATATATCCAAGCAATTCTCTTGTGCATATCTTCttgtcattattttcttttcaggGTGAATAGCTAATGTTGCTAcacatgttttgaaaataaaacattttcatggcatcttcttttgattcttttttcatGGCAGAGTGGAGATAAGGCTAAGGTTTTGTGCTTTGTGGAGTTTGCTGACTCTAAATGTGCTCTGACTGCCCTGGAAGCTATTCAAGGTAAgtcatatataataatttatgatCATTTGAGATGTAAAACTGCTAATACTTGTGGGGATAGCCTTTTATTCCTTGGAAGCTTTAAGAGATCATGGAACAAGGAAACAGAACATCTCTTTgttgtataaaataaattttgggttaCTTTATTTTAGATGTTTGATTTTTAATCTGGTAATGTACTTGTTGTATCATGCGTAATACAATTGATATCTGAAAATTctcaatcaatataaagccATCAGTGAATGCATCATTTAATCACGCTGCAAAATGTGGGATTTCCTTCAGGTTACAAATTTGATGACAAGAAACCTGACTCTTCTGCCTTGAGCATCCAATTTGCACATTTTCCATTCCGCCAACCATCTGATCATGATGAGGAACGCAATGCGGTCCCACGCTGACCACAAGTACCTGATCCTGGGATTACAAttgctaaaagaaaaatgcttgtCCATTCTGAACTAAAATCAGTTTTGTCAAAGCTTGACCTTTGTCATGTGTATAATTGTGTGGTGGTGGTTGATTTTTCTTGATCATTTGTTCTGGTGCTTCAACGTTGTAGTTATACAAGTAAAATTTGTGCTGAGATAtttgacaattttaaaaaggacagtttgtctataaaattgtcatgtcaTTATTATCATGTGAGAAACATatgcttttttttaatagcatgcgagaaacacatgatttttttaaattgaatttcatTTAACTCTTTTAATGCTATTAGAAAGCATGTATTTCTTATATGCTCAAGAGACACGtgacaattttatagactaggtcAGAAGAAATTTTCTACCccagtttagaagaaaactgtcattttaaaaattaacagtTTTTTGTAGTCGGATATACTTTTCCTgaggaattaattaagaatgTTATGTGATTATTCATTGTAGTATGGTACATGGAATATTATATCATGCTTGTATATTTGAAGTCAATTCTGCGAAAAGACAGGGTTGTGCAGCTGTAAGTTTTATGCCAATGATGCTCCTAAAGATGTTGCTGGCTTGAGCCCATTTCACGACGGTATGATCGGTAATGCATTGGTATGATTTTTTTGCCTTATTTCAAAGATGATAAATTGTTGCATGTAATGTTTTACTTTTGACTTGCATTAAAAGAGGGTTTATAGCATTACCATGTTTACGAGGGTTTACTAATTAAGTCGTGGACTTACCATTTCTGTATGTTTCCACATATAAAGCAATGAAACCTAGTCTTGGAGATGGTGTAGGAAGTCCCGTCGCCGAGAGTGACTTTGATGATCTAGcctgatttttgtttggtgGTACGGATGGTGCCGCTCATCTGAAAGATTACCTCGTGGAGATTGAGTAGTCCTAATGCCTATTAGCAGTATGCCACGTGTCACTAAACAAAAGATTCAATTGTTTTACCATGTAAAAGTATTGTCTCTCAACATCggtgtaaaataattatagagaGGTCGTAATACAACATGTATACGAAGAGATGTATCGAGGTGTGGGATTGACTATGCCTTAGTAAAATGCTAAGAGTTTTTGTTACAGTCCTTTAGTCCCCAAATCTATACATATCTTTcagtagtttattttatttagatttgtCTATATTTCTGTGTTAGTTTTTAGTTTCATGCAAGAGTTTTAATAACTTAACTCTAGTTTATGTTTCAATAAGAGATGCTGACTTAGCTCTAGCTCTCATATATGTAATATGCAATGAATTCTCAATTTAAAGGGGGTTATGCTAAGAATGAAggcatgaaaataattaatcacaaactttatgtttgaaaGGTTTAGGTTCTCTCAAAATCTAAGGTCTAGGTTTTCTTAAAACCTAATTTATCCCGTTACGGACTTAGGTTCGTAACAGTTTTAATTGAAACAAATTATAGGAACTATTTGTGATCTAGCACCGGACCGTCGTGCATGGTTTGGACGAAAATTATCACTTTGACTCACTTTGGATGATTATATCTGGGAGGCAAGACGGGCTCAAGCCTCAGGCGACGTAGGCCCCCGAGGCCCCCCGATAAAACAAGGTTCTAATTagtaattgtaaaataaaagttctttctaaaaaaaattatttaatgttCTAATATGATAAAACGTTAATAAATAGCCTCGAATTAAGGTCCgaaaaaaattactaattgaAAGTCTAATTATTTACATTTATGAAAAGTCTCGATGTTGATAAATTCTAGAAAAGTGCTACTTTTGTTCACATTTCTAAGTCTTATTTTCACATTCCTCAAAAGTCTTCAAGGTGCATACCTTTTTTCTCCGATGTCAATTTGAATTAAATGCTAAGAAgacaatgaaaattttttaaagtgcATAAATTCTCATATTTGCATTGTGCagcaaatataattaatggaaAATGGTAGGTGTTCTTATAGTGTCCTCTCAATTGTGATGTATCTTTTGAAATTATccttgaatttgagattattattattgacttttagtctattggtgattttaaaagccacatcacagttgggaggataccaggaaaacactagaagaacacctaacatttcccatAATTAAACGCTAAAAAATTCTTCAATGTCCAGCTNNNNNNNNNNNNNNNNNNNNNNNNNNNNNNNNNNNNNNNNNNNNNNNNNNNNNNNNNNNNNNNNNNNNNNNNNNNNNNNNNNNNNNNNNNNNNNNNNNNNAACCGAAGTCCCGAAGTGTAACCAGAAGTACCGGCCAAAGCCCTTTTACCTGTCAAAACTGTGTCGTTTGAACCGGAGGACAGATAGCAACAATCAATGGCGTCTTAGGCCAAGCTCCAACGAGTAGCTGAAGCTGATAGAAGCCATGGCGGATCCCTACTACAGATACAGTGCATCCGAGGACAGAGGTAACCCTAATTCCACTGATTCTAAATTTCATAAAACCCCATGATTATTCAACCTCTCGAAACATAGGGATAATTTTCTCACACTCCgcttggttgccaagaaaacGGAATTTAACTAATTTGATTAGTTAGTGGAGTCAAACAAGATAGGACTCAGCTTTGcatatttcctttattttctctaaaattctcaGAATCCAAACTTTGCGTTACTTCTTGAATTATAAGCTCTATCTTTGTATGATGGACATGCGTTTAAGGTGAACCCCTATTGGTTTCTG from Corylus avellana chromosome ca6, CavTom2PMs-1.0 includes the following:
- the LOC132185956 gene encoding RNA-binding protein 2-like isoform X1 is translated as MADPYYRYSASEDRVSSVARPSFPGYLSAEAPPLPSYPNLGSTNLLAASSNFLQKDVQINSLQPGAYHFDDISGAGARPDPGLGGVTAVASTNGFPSPLEDPNQRRDVAPGVSPGIRSMSNEIPSSLRSGDGFPVPARESNVLFVDKLPNDCTRREVGHLFRPFIGYKDIKVIHREPRRSGDKAKVLCFVEFADSKCALTALEAIQGYKFDDKKPDSSALSIQFAHFPFRQPSDHDEERNAVPR
- the LOC132185956 gene encoding RNA-binding protein 2-like isoform X2, which translates into the protein MADPYYRYSASEDRVSSVARPSFPGYLSAEAPPLPSYPNLGSTNLLAASSNFLQKDINSLQPGAYHFDDISGAGARPDPGLGGVTAVASTNGFPSPLEDPNQRRDVAPGVSPGIRSMSNEIPSSLRSGDGFPVPARESNVLFVDKLPNDCTRREVGHLFRPFIGYKDIKVIHREPRRSGDKAKVLCFVEFADSKCALTALEAIQGYKFDDKKPDSSALSIQFAHFPFRQPSDHDEERNAVPR